A single Methylomonas sp. AM2-LC DNA region contains:
- a CDS encoding VIT family protein: MILPRPKPETHRINRSGWLRAVVLGANDGIISTASLLVGVSTAGLEQVLMTGIAGLAAGAMSMAAGEYVSVYSQADIESADLRKERLEQQNFPAAELRELADIYVKRGVTRKLALQIAKQLMQHDALGAHARDELGISSVLTARPLQAALASAASFTIGASLPLMVTLFTPAPVLLPWLTGTTLIFLGILGAIAAQIGNASKLRGAWRVILWGAIAMAITAAVGRLFTTKI; encoded by the coding sequence ATGATACTGCCGCGCCCTAAGCCTGAAACTCACCGCATTAATCGCAGCGGCTGGCTACGCGCCGTGGTGCTGGGCGCTAACGATGGTATTATTTCCACCGCTAGCCTATTGGTAGGTGTTTCCACTGCCGGTTTAGAGCAGGTGTTGATGACTGGCATCGCCGGATTAGCGGCAGGTGCTATGTCCATGGCCGCCGGTGAATATGTGTCTGTGTATTCGCAAGCAGACATAGAAAGCGCCGATTTGCGTAAAGAACGTCTAGAACAGCAAAACTTTCCGGCTGCAGAACTACGTGAGCTGGCGGATATTTATGTCAAACGCGGCGTCACCCGTAAACTTGCCCTACAAATAGCCAAACAACTCATGCAGCATGATGCGCTGGGCGCACATGCCCGAGATGAACTTGGCATTTCCAGTGTTTTAACCGCCCGCCCACTTCAAGCTGCGCTGGCTTCTGCCGCCAGTTTTACCATTGGTGCCAGCCTACCGCTAATGGTTACGCTGTTTACTCCAGCCCCAGTGTTGCTGCCCTGGTTGACAGGCACAACGCTGATTTTTTTGGGCATATTAGGAGCAATTGCCGCGCAAATTGGCAATGCCAGTAAACTGCGCGGAGCTTGGAGAGTGATATTGTGGGGTGCTATTGCCATGGCGATTACAGCTGCTGTGGGGCGTTTATTCACTACTAAAATCTAA
- a CDS encoding Crp/Fnr family transcriptional regulator: MTNPCKLGKNQLLAILPPAEFEQLSVNLEPIDLQLGQVLYESGDELRYVYFPTTCIVSLLYVMENGASAEIAVVGNDGILGVATFMGGKTMPNRAVVQSAGIAYRLKAHLLLNEFKRCGGRRKGLLHDLLLRYTQALITQMTQTAACNRHHTVDQQLCRWLLLSIDRLTSNELIMTQELISNMLGVRREGVTEAAGKLQRAGLINYVRGHITVIDRPGLELRVCECYQVVKTEFARLLPLCNPCDSIECVTTIPAKTLKLKLMKSD, translated from the coding sequence ATGACAAACCCATGTAAACTTGGTAAAAATCAGCTTTTGGCCATACTTCCACCCGCTGAATTTGAGCAGCTTTCTGTCAATCTGGAGCCTATTGACTTGCAACTGGGTCAAGTGCTTTACGAATCAGGCGATGAGTTGCGCTATGTGTATTTCCCTACTACTTGCATAGTCTCTTTGCTTTACGTCATGGAAAATGGTGCTTCAGCAGAAATTGCAGTAGTAGGTAACGATGGCATACTCGGCGTAGCAACCTTTATGGGAGGCAAAACGATGCCTAATCGCGCAGTCGTGCAAAGCGCTGGCATTGCCTACCGTTTGAAAGCACATTTACTTTTGAATGAATTTAAGCGCTGTGGTGGTCGGCGTAAAGGCTTGCTGCATGATTTGCTGCTTCGCTATACGCAAGCACTGATTACGCAAATGACGCAAACCGCCGCCTGCAACCGACATCATACTGTAGACCAACAACTGTGTCGCTGGCTACTTTTAAGTATTGACCGACTTACTTCAAACGAATTGATCATGACCCAAGAACTCATTTCAAATATGCTGGGCGTACGCCGCGAAGGGGTTACGGAAGCCGCAGGCAAATTACAACGAGCAGGTTTGATAAATTATGTTCGTGGCCATATTACCGTAATAGATAGACCAGGATTGGAACTACGCGTCTGCGAATGCTATCAGGTTGTCAAAACTGAATTTGCACGCTTACTACCACTCTGTAACCCTTGTGATTCAATAGAATGTGTTACAACAATTCCAGCAAAAACACTTAAATTAAAATTAATGAAGTCTGATTAA
- a CDS encoding translocation/assembly module TamB domain-containing protein, whose product MQLLAPTNISFKDGLSVDRLRLGIQQAELAVSGRILPNLALTVELQQAPVELFSLFTPMPAITGTLSADANLHGSLLQPTGLLHITAKQLQLKNRLRQALPPAGFSANAILNAGNVVVDANLKAGNMINIQISGQTPMTNTGVFALQSAATLDLKVLDPLLNATGQQLHGQLLANATLAGTWSAPLLTGTAQLEQGTWQDFSTGIGINDISGTLAVVEGSLPMLKLKARAGPGTLNATGSIDLLTTDMPIDLTIIARNARPLASDQLTVNLDADVLLSGLLMTGMTASGGIHLNRADIQIPERLPTSIAVLKLSSLKPSAAPAAAESNSNLALNVIIDAPREIFVRGRGIDAELGGSIKVTGDLNQLYPDGKFTLRRGQFTLAGQVLVFNQGEVGFADNSLTNPSLNFVATSTRNNIAATITISGTAQQPKIALSSSPVLPADEILANLLFGSGAASLSPLEMVQIAAALGSLTGVTSGVGDPLESARKLLGLDRLSAGGVNPSLEAGRYIAPGVYLGAKQGISGGVPQPVIQIDISKHLKFEGGVGSGAATSSTAGSSATNSVGVIYQIEY is encoded by the coding sequence ATGCAACTGCTGGCTCCAACAAATATCAGTTTTAAGGACGGATTAAGTGTTGATCGCTTGCGTTTGGGTATACAGCAAGCTGAGTTAGCGGTCTCCGGACGCATCTTGCCCAATTTGGCACTGACAGTTGAATTGCAGCAGGCTCCAGTCGAATTATTTAGCTTGTTTACCCCTATGCCAGCCATCACGGGTACCCTGAGTGCCGATGCCAATTTACACGGTAGCCTGTTACAACCCACTGGTTTGTTGCACATTACAGCAAAGCAGCTGCAGCTTAAGAATCGTCTGCGTCAGGCATTGCCACCCGCAGGATTTAGTGCAAATGCAATATTAAATGCGGGTAATGTTGTTGTGGATGCCAACCTTAAGGCTGGCAATATGATAAACATACAAATCAGTGGGCAAACTCCCATGACCAATACTGGCGTGTTTGCATTGCAAAGTGCGGCCACGCTAGACTTAAAAGTGTTGGATCCGTTATTGAATGCCACTGGGCAACAGTTACACGGGCAATTGCTGGCGAATGCAACGCTTGCTGGCACTTGGTCGGCACCTTTACTGACAGGTACGGCGCAACTTGAACAGGGTACTTGGCAGGATTTTAGTACTGGGATTGGCATTAACGACATCAGTGGAACATTGGCAGTTGTAGAAGGTAGTTTACCCATGCTCAAATTAAAGGCCCGCGCTGGGCCTGGAACCTTGAATGCAACCGGTAGTATTGATTTGTTGACTACAGACATGCCTATCGATTTGACTATCATCGCCCGTAACGCCAGGCCATTGGCAAGTGATCAACTAACAGTCAATCTGGATGCCGATGTGCTGCTCAGCGGTTTGCTTATGACGGGTATGACAGCCAGTGGAGGTATCCATCTTAATCGTGCAGATATCCAAATTCCGGAACGCTTGCCAACAAGTATTGCCGTACTAAAACTAAGCAGCCTCAAACCATCTGCTGCACCTGCTGCGGCTGAGTCGAATAGCAATTTGGCACTGAATGTGATCATAGATGCACCGCGCGAAATTTTCGTCCGTGGCCGAGGCATAGATGCTGAACTGGGCGGCAGTATAAAGGTGACTGGCGATCTAAACCAGCTGTATCCAGATGGAAAATTTACCTTGCGCCGAGGTCAATTCACGCTGGCAGGTCAAGTACTGGTTTTTAATCAGGGGGAGGTCGGGTTCGCTGACAATAGCTTAACCAATCCGTCTTTAAATTTCGTTGCCACTTCCACTCGCAACAATATTGCAGCCACCATAACGATAAGCGGCACTGCTCAACAGCCGAAAATTGCACTGAGTAGTTCGCCAGTGTTGCCAGCAGACGAGATTTTAGCAAACTTGTTATTCGGCAGCGGCGCAGCCAGCTTAAGTCCACTGGAAATGGTGCAGATCGCTGCTGCGTTGGGGTCACTAACGGGAGTAACTTCCGGAGTAGGTGATCCGCTGGAAAGTGCGCGTAAGCTACTGGGATTGGATCGTTTATCGGCTGGGGGTGTCAATCCCAGTCTGGAAGCGGGTCGATATATTGCGCCTGGTGTTTATCTGGGGGCTAAACAAGGCATTTCAGGTGGAGTTCCGCAGCCAGTCATCCAAATCGATATCAGTAAACATCTTAAGTTTGAGGGTGGGGTGGGTAGCGGTGCCGCCACTAGTTCCACAGCAGGGAGTTCCGCAACCAACAGCGTGGGTGTTATATACCAAATTGAATATTAA
- a CDS encoding IS30 family transposase translates to MAQKGRPGLSAAQKVELWQRWKLGQSLSEIGRALGKHAGSVHTVLSAHGGIIPATRSRSARSLSLVEREEISRGLAAGESMRQIASKLARSPSTICREIARNGNKDQYRAIEADSKAWDQAQRPKPCRLATHSQLQIMVATKLGFDWSPEQIAGWLKHEYPNDINMHVSHETIYKSLYIQARGVLKKELIGHLRSKRMMRRGKASTTEGQPRGQIIDAVSIKDRPAEVEDRAIPGHWEGDLITGSKNSHIATLVERRSRFVLLVQVDGKDTTNVVNALIRQVQQLPSGLMASLTWDRGTELAQHKRFTVATDVAMYFCDPRSPWQRGTNENTNRLLRQYFPKGTDLSGYSQQDLDEIALKLNTRPRKTLGYMMPGDKLNECVAMTS, encoded by the coding sequence ATGGCACAGAAAGGTCGACCCGGTTTATCCGCAGCTCAAAAGGTTGAGTTGTGGCAAAGATGGAAATTAGGACAATCACTCAGTGAGATAGGTCGTGCCCTTGGTAAGCATGCTGGATCCGTGCATACTGTTTTATCCGCTCATGGTGGAATTATTCCTGCAACTCGCTCAAGATCGGCTAGGTCACTGAGTCTAGTTGAGCGCGAAGAAATATCGCGAGGACTGGCGGCTGGTGAATCAATGCGACAGATTGCATCAAAACTAGCAAGATCACCCTCTACTATCTGCCGTGAAATTGCCCGTAATGGTAATAAAGATCAATATCGAGCAATCGAAGCTGATTCAAAAGCATGGGATCAAGCACAGCGACCTAAGCCCTGTCGACTGGCTACACATTCTCAACTACAAATCATGGTGGCAACTAAACTCGGTTTCGATTGGTCTCCTGAGCAAATTGCTGGCTGGCTTAAACATGAATATCCAAACGATATCAATATGCATGTCTCACATGAAACAATCTATAAAAGCCTGTATATTCAAGCACGCGGCGTTTTGAAAAAGGAATTAATCGGACATCTACGATCGAAACGAATGATGCGGCGAGGTAAGGCATCAACAACTGAAGGCCAGCCAAGAGGGCAAATTATTGATGCGGTATCGATAAAAGATCGACCTGCAGAGGTTGAGGATCGTGCAATACCTGGGCATTGGGAAGGTGATCTGATTACGGGGTCTAAAAACAGCCATATTGCTACTCTAGTTGAACGTCGGTCACGATTTGTGTTGCTGGTTCAAGTTGATGGCAAAGATACGACGAATGTTGTGAATGCATTAATTCGTCAGGTACAGCAACTTCCTTCCGGCTTAATGGCTTCGTTGACATGGGATCGTGGTACTGAATTAGCTCAACATAAAAGATTTACTGTAGCCACCGATGTGGCAATGTATTTTTGCGATCCAAGAAGCCCTTGGCAGCGAGGAACCAATGAAAATACAAACCGATTATTAAGACAATATTTTCCCAAAGGGACCGATTTAAGCGGTTATAGTCAGCAAGACCTAGATGAGATTGCTTTAAAGCTTAATACGAGACCTAGAAAAACACTGGGCTACATGATGCCTGGTGATAAACTAAACGAATGCGTTGCAATGACCAGTTGA
- a CDS encoding BamA/TamA family outer membrane protein produces MLFQFVTFNLKKRLFPATVSIAFSAFEIKPQILSNIFLLGLLGFVLLMFAIAKVCYAADPQPYIVTLESTTNTQLDKLLADASTLISLQKSAEVGPFALLARAKQDQERFVMAMQSLGYYQGKAVLHIASHTLDDPELFDYLSSSAADPPVPVTASFQLGPQFHLRQIRIAGEVEQSIVDVIKLKTGDKAIAEEVLAVRTRLLNALLEQGYALAKVDEPVATLSLESAELDILFKVDSGPKVKLGHIAIVGLKNTDESFVRERLLVSTGQAFKSSDIETARKDLNELGIFSAVRVSSGQQLDQQGQVPLNFDVAERPLHSANMGAAYSTDLGGSLSSAWLRRNLFGHAEQLSLSAALTQLGGNSTTGLGYKVGAAFSKPDFLVRDQALQIGLDALQQNFTAYNETALLAHTMLNRKLSQHWQGGYGIAAEQAQISQENIQRDYTLLSLPLTLKYDSSNNLLDPTQGSIASAALTPTYSMGGSHQPFVLLQVSASTYLELGEPGRRVLALRGLLGDSAGASQFDLPPDKRFYAGGSATVRGYKYQSVGPKFADSVPQGGTAIAAASVELRQRIMDDYGVVVFADAGQVSVNALPFSNRWQMGAGVGARYYTSFGPIRLDVAVPVNPVPGSGSFEVYIGLGQAF; encoded by the coding sequence GTGTTATTTCAATTTGTAACATTTAACTTAAAGAAACGGCTGTTTCCAGCTACCGTCAGTATTGCTTTTTCTGCTTTTGAAATTAAACCACAAATTTTAAGTAATATATTCTTGTTAGGACTGTTAGGCTTTGTACTATTGATGTTTGCCATTGCCAAGGTCTGTTACGCTGCCGATCCTCAGCCTTATATTGTCACTCTTGAGAGTACAACCAATACCCAACTGGATAAATTGCTAGCCGATGCGTCGACATTAATCAGTTTGCAAAAAAGCGCCGAGGTTGGGCCTTTTGCGTTGCTGGCGCGTGCCAAGCAGGATCAGGAGCGCTTTGTTATGGCTATGCAAAGTCTGGGTTATTATCAGGGAAAAGCGGTGCTGCATATTGCCAGCCATACCTTGGATGATCCAGAGCTATTTGATTACTTAAGCAGCTCTGCTGCTGATCCTCCTGTGCCGGTAACCGCATCTTTCCAACTGGGGCCGCAATTTCATTTGCGACAAATCAGAATAGCAGGAGAGGTAGAGCAGTCAATTGTCGATGTCATCAAGTTAAAAACCGGCGACAAAGCCATAGCCGAGGAAGTGTTGGCAGTACGCACCCGTCTATTAAATGCCTTGCTCGAACAAGGTTATGCCTTGGCAAAAGTGGATGAGCCTGTTGCTACCTTATCACTAGAAAGCGCTGAGCTAGATATCTTGTTTAAAGTTGACAGCGGACCCAAAGTTAAATTGGGCCATATTGCTATTGTAGGCTTAAAGAATACCGATGAGAGTTTTGTGCGTGAGCGTTTGTTGGTTTCTACCGGGCAAGCATTTAAGTCTAGTGATATTGAAACTGCACGTAAGGATTTGAACGAGCTGGGCATTTTCTCTGCAGTGCGAGTCAGTAGCGGTCAACAACTGGATCAGCAGGGTCAGGTGCCACTCAATTTTGATGTTGCCGAACGTCCGCTGCACTCTGCCAATATGGGCGCAGCTTATTCCACCGATTTGGGCGGTAGTCTTTCCAGTGCCTGGTTACGCCGCAACCTGTTCGGTCATGCCGAACAGCTCAGTTTAAGCGCGGCTTTAACCCAGTTGGGCGGTAATAGTACCACCGGTTTAGGTTATAAAGTGGGAGCAGCCTTTAGCAAACCCGATTTTCTGGTACGTGATCAAGCTTTACAAATCGGATTAGACGCTCTACAGCAGAATTTTACAGCTTATAACGAGACCGCGCTATTGGCACATACTATGCTGAATCGTAAACTTTCCCAACATTGGCAGGGTGGTTACGGTATAGCGGCCGAACAGGCACAAATAAGTCAGGAAAACATCCAGCGTGATTATACTTTACTCAGTCTGCCCTTAACATTGAAATATGATAGCAGTAATAACCTGCTCGATCCGACCCAAGGTAGTATTGCAAGTGCTGCATTAACACCTACTTATTCAATGGGCGGCAGCCATCAGCCCTTTGTTTTGCTACAAGTTTCCGCATCAACCTATCTAGAGCTTGGTGAGCCGGGACGTCGAGTACTGGCCTTACGCGGTTTGCTAGGCGATAGTGCTGGAGCAAGTCAGTTCGATTTACCACCGGATAAACGTTTTTATGCGGGTGGCAGTGCCACAGTGCGTGGTTATAAATATCAATCAGTTGGTCCCAAATTTGCTGATTCGGTGCCGCAGGGCGGAACCGCAATTGCTGCCGCTAGTGTAGAATTGCGGCAACGTATTATGGACGACTATGGTGTCGTGGTGTTTGCCGATGCCGGTCAGGTTAGCGTGAATGCCTTGCCATTTTCGAATCGCTGGCAAATGGGTGCCGGGGTAGGTGCGCGTTATTACACTTCATTTGGGCCAATACGCCTGGATGTGGCGGTGCCTGTTAACCCAGTGCCTGGCAGTGGTTCGTTCGAAGTTTATATTGGCCTAGGTCAGGCATTCTGA
- a CDS encoding DUF1840 domain-containing protein, with protein sequence MIVTFTTKAYADTIMFGDIALKMLTMMGHSATVPGAILAADIPAYLQRLKAAINTENTVPTDVNKKAAESSVSLAQRAFPLLELLAAAAKAEADVMWK encoded by the coding sequence ATGATAGTGACTTTTACCACCAAAGCTTATGCCGATACCATCATGTTTGGCGATATTGCACTTAAGATGTTAACAATGATGGGGCACAGTGCAACCGTACCCGGTGCAATCCTGGCAGCCGATATTCCTGCTTACCTGCAGCGTTTAAAAGCAGCCATTAATACGGAAAATACAGTGCCAACCGATGTTAATAAAAAAGCAGCTGAATCTTCGGTTAGTTTGGCTCAACGTGCATTTCCTTTACTGGAACTACTTGCTGCAGCCGCAAAGGCGGAAGCCGACGTTATGTGGAAATGA
- a CDS encoding PRC-barrel domain-containing protein: protein MLYKAKTLKGYQLNSLDGDIGKIEEFYFDDRFWTIRYLVANAGSWLTGRQVLISPYALVAVNREREDIAIHLTQKQIEESPSLSSHKPVSKQFEEDYYQYYGWPLYWDGPYMWGYYPRIERDANKWQTPEHAEKGWDPHLRSTQAVSGYRVHALDGEIGHIDDFIIDDETWTIRYLVLATHNWWPGENVLISAEWIERISWDESTIYINLYKANIIESPEYSPEILLDRAYEVRLHRHYEREGYWDN, encoded by the coding sequence ATGTTATACAAAGCCAAAACTCTAAAAGGTTATCAATTAAACAGTCTGGATGGCGACATAGGGAAGATAGAGGAATTCTATTTTGATGATCGATTCTGGACAATACGTTATCTGGTTGCTAATGCAGGCAGCTGGCTAACTGGCAGGCAGGTGTTGATTTCACCGTATGCTTTGGTTGCTGTCAATCGTGAGCGCGAAGATATTGCCATTCATTTGACACAAAAGCAGATAGAAGAAAGTCCATCCTTAAGTAGCCATAAACCGGTATCCAAGCAATTCGAGGAAGATTACTATCAGTATTATGGTTGGCCTTTGTATTGGGATGGGCCTTATATGTGGGGTTATTATCCTCGTATTGAACGTGACGCTAACAAATGGCAAACGCCTGAACATGCTGAAAAAGGCTGGGATCCGCATTTACGCAGCACTCAAGCTGTCAGTGGTTATCGCGTCCATGCCTTAGATGGTGAAATTGGCCACATTGACGATTTTATCATTGATGATGAAACCTGGACGATACGCTATCTGGTGCTGGCTACCCATAACTGGTGGCCAGGCGAAAATGTGCTGATTTCTGCTGAATGGATAGAACGCATCAGCTGGGATGAATCGACAATTTATATCAATCTTTACAAAGCTAACATTATAGAATCTCCTGAATATTCGCCTGAGATACTGCTGGATAGAGCGTATGAGGTCAGATTGCATCGACATTACGAGCGCGAAGGTTATTGGGATAATTGA
- a CDS encoding acetate/propionate family kinase gives MNNIHSDILALNGGASSIKFALFASSDFGLERKLSGKIERMGMNGTHLSFIDSTAEQPQTLSISVTDYQSAARFLFDWFEKQQLFATLGAIGHRVIQGMQHAESELVTPDLLDELRLMLPFGQEQLRNEIEMIVTLRDRYPHLRQVACFDTAFHHEMPLIAKWLPIPRRYLAKGVQRYGFYGLAYISLLAELRQLGDPAAIEGRVILAHLGAGSSLAAVLNGKSIDTSMGFTPTSGLPMSTRSGDLDPELSAYLAHIEKMTPAQFSHMVNHESGLLGVSELSADMCDLLAAEPDDTRAAEAVALYCYQVKKWIGGFAAALGGIDTLVFSGGIGENAPLIRTHICEGLEFLGIELDANRNQAASGLISKDNSKVSVRVIRTDEELTIAHATLRFA, from the coding sequence ATGAACAATATTCATTCTGACATCTTAGCCTTGAATGGAGGCGCTAGCAGTATCAAGTTTGCGCTATTTGCGTCTTCGGACTTTGGATTGGAACGTAAATTATCGGGAAAAATTGAGCGTATGGGCATGAACGGCACGCATTTAAGCTTTATTGACAGTACCGCAGAACAACCGCAAACACTCAGTATCAGCGTGACTGATTATCAATCGGCCGCACGTTTTTTGTTTGATTGGTTTGAGAAACAGCAACTATTTGCAACGCTGGGTGCCATTGGTCATCGAGTCATTCAGGGGATGCAGCATGCCGAGTCCGAATTGGTAACCCCAGATTTGCTGGATGAATTAAGACTGATGCTACCCTTTGGGCAGGAGCAACTGCGTAACGAGATTGAAATGATAGTGACACTACGTGATCGCTATCCGCATCTGCGGCAAGTAGCCTGTTTTGATACGGCTTTCCATCATGAAATGCCCTTAATAGCTAAATGGTTGCCTATTCCACGTCGTTATTTGGCAAAGGGTGTGCAACGTTATGGGTTTTACGGTTTAGCTTATATCTCATTATTGGCAGAATTGCGGCAGCTGGGTGATCCTGCGGCTATTGAAGGACGTGTAATTTTAGCCCATCTTGGCGCAGGCTCTAGTTTGGCCGCGGTACTGAATGGCAAAAGTATTGATACCAGCATGGGGTTTACACCGACATCGGGTTTGCCCATGAGTACCCGTTCCGGCGACTTGGATCCAGAGTTGAGTGCTTATCTGGCGCATATAGAGAAAATGACTCCCGCTCAATTTTCACATATGGTCAACCACGAATCCGGCCTGCTAGGTGTGTCGGAATTGAGTGCCGATATGTGCGATTTACTGGCCGCAGAACCTGATGACACGCGCGCGGCCGAAGCCGTTGCACTGTACTGTTATCAGGTGAAAAAATGGATAGGCGGTTTTGCCGCAGCATTGGGTGGTATAGATACGCTGGTCTTCTCTGGTGGTATTGGCGAAAATGCACCCTTGATACGTACTCACATTTGCGAGGGCCTGGAGTTTCTAGGTATTGAGCTAGACGCTAACCGCAATCAGGCTGCATCTGGGTTAATATCGAAAGATAACAGTAAGGTATCTGTGCGCGTTATCCGCACCGATGAAGAATTAACCATTGCCCATGCTACCTTACGTTTTGCGTGA